From the genome of Dermochelys coriacea isolate rDerCor1 chromosome 1, rDerCor1.pri.v4, whole genome shotgun sequence:
tatatttttaaataaacacaccCTTATACATACATAAACCAGCACATTGTGCTGGGTACATTTATTGTCTGTAGCCAAGTTTTATTGAAATGAGTCATTTCCTTCAACCTTCCCATGCTGTGTTTTTACACCGGTTCTGTCTATCTAGTGCAATGGcttcaagcaaacaaaaacccagGTATAGCTCAAATGAAGGCAAGTCATGTGGTGATACCCCTGGAGGAATTCTCTTCTAATGAACCGTTCTTCCCATGAGGAGGTGGCATGGGATTAAAGAAATGCTGGGACAGCCATTTTCTTGTCCTCTTGGCTTTGCAGCGAAGACAGGGCTGTTCCCTGATCCAGTGGCTCCCCATATTCCTTTGCTTCACTAGTTCTATCTTTCTCTGCCTAAGGCTAGCTGTGGTGGGGATATATTCTGTTTCACTTTCCTTCCCCGAGGATGCCCCCGAATCCAAGTCCTCACTATTTATGTCTGAGGAGTCGCTATCACAGACAGTCTGCTGGCTGAGCTTTGAGACGAACCTTGCTTTCTTCATTTCTAAGTAGGCCCAGGCTGTGGCCACTTCTGAATAGAGGGCAGGGTCAGTGGACCGGCAGgtgtgctttttgtttttcccATTGACAAACTTGCTGAGGAAATCCCAGATGTTGAAGCTGCTGTGATGAATGCAGACAGGGTCCCTGGGAACTAACAGAAGAAAAATAGTTTAGCAGCACTGTAATCCATAGTGACCCTTAATCCATGGTGGTAGTGCCTTCAggttctccttcctctgaagggcTAGGAAGGCTGATAGAGAGTAGGCAAACCTGACATAAAAATGTATCCTCACAGACAGCAATGGGTAAAGCTTACATCAGTGGATAAAGACCACATCCATATATCTAAAAAATCCCAAACATGGTAGGCCATGCCTCCCTTGAGGAACCTCCCTTATGTCTAATCCTAACCTGCCCTGCTTTAGTTTAAGGCCACTGCTTCTTGTAATATGTCCTTAGTTGACTTAGAAAATAGGTCTCCCCTTCATGAGGTTCCCCTTCACTTTCTGAGACAAAGGGGAGCCTAAGGCAGATCCTGTCTGTATTCATGTACACTAGCTGCTCCACCATGCTATACAATCACCTCTACACCCGCAAACAGAAGCTTGTAGGACAGCAGCAGGCAAGGACACATAGCAGCATGGCAAGGAAGCATTGTGCAAAAACGTGGCCAAAACATGGACAGCCTTGGCTTCCAATGGATCATGGGTTTTTGGGGCTGAACCCAATCTGTTCCAGGAGGAGAAAACCCTCCTTCTCTCCTTCCAAAGGATAGGTAAGCAGCACGCTCTTCCACTAGAGCCTGGAACTCACCACTAGTGAATTTCCTGTTTCCAAAAGGAGAATAACCTGGGTAGGGGATAATTTGACTCTTAGGTCATATCCTTTAAGTATCTGTACAGAATTAatagatttcagagcagcagccatgttagtctgtatctgcaaaaagaaaaggaggacttgtggcatcttagagactaacaaatttattagcgcataagctttcatgggctacagcccacttcatcagatgcatagaatggaatgaTCCTACCTTCTCTTCTCACTTTATTCCTTTAAAACAGGGCAAGAAAACCTGTGGCTCCTTAGAGCAAtactacagctcccttcattgtCCATGTTATATATCGCATGGATTCAGAGCCTGCTAATCTGTGCTGCCAGACATTAACCAGTCTCACATGGTTGGCAGGTCAGCAACTACTCTCATTTTGTAGTAACGAATATGCTGTGCATGAACTGAGGAGAAGGCAGGATGCTGGATCATATGaaaaaagttctgtattaaaataacaaatgagtttgattccccatcgTTTAAATTCCAgtgtattactaattaagaggtctcttggtttttagtctcttgtttttactgtttctctccctctctgtgtgaaacttgcaagctgctaattgtgttagtacatcctaagacagagtctgttctcaaagcaatactttgtaacaacacctactcacagagagagagagagagagagagagactcaaagtgatactttgtaacaacagaaacagcacacagagactccgtgcccttttgttgtatttacctCGCTtttttaacaattgtgattaaaatagagatagaggatgtatgtggatggatgcttggtgtggataataactgaatgatcagggaggtgccagcctaagaatcccgTGTtgatcggctgaagaaggcgtcaagtggaaacaaccagaggacccccggagggcagactggaatccacccaacagcctcaaggatgggagaacagaagaacaagataacatccggcagcatggagccatcaggaatgtgccatctgctgattgattcagcaactgcatgatgaagcaattcccatagactggcataggaagaaattcctataaaaatggactctagaaactgagaactttggggtctgattctgcaaaccaacttccaggagcatcagatgagcatctgacaaggccctgctccctcctcatgtccaggccacctgccagtggcttggcacgagcaactctaaggctgataactatgataacaacttgcagaacctgtgtgtgtgtgtgtgtgtgaatgaatgtgtgaataaatatgaaattgaatggaatgttatagctataactaactgcttactatgattctttcagtattcacaataaatgtggcattttgccttatcccctttaataagatcctgctgttttttattttattggtataacaaggaTACCTAATCATTGCATAACACTGGCAATGGCAAAGCAGAGATACAGGGAGGATCTTGAAGAGAATCATGGATAGGTAAAAGTAAAGGCTTAGATGCATCTTGTATACCAAATTTGATTAGATTTGTCTCATTCCTCATTTCTTACTTGCCTGCAGCCTGGCTGCGTGTACTCAGGTGGTGCAGTCTATGGTAGCTGGCTACATGTAAACTTGGCACTTCCTGCATCAGGGAATCATTGTTTAGCATGGAGAGTGGTGTATCATGTAAGCTGAACAACAGCCTATCTGTAATAAAACAATGAATCCTGCCTCCCCTTTTCCCAGGAGTTAGACTGCCACATTCACACTATCCCTGAGTTACAATTACTTAAATCCTTTAACCATGATTCCTTTTACATCAGACCTTCCAATCTGTTGATCatcatttttgcatttatttgtattcttTCTATTTTATAACTATCCTTTTAACGGTGAGATACCCAAATCTGTACACGCTAGATCAAATTCAGCTCTGTTCATGCTGGAGTTCATGTGAAGTTCATACCATTCAGTGGAGATATTCTGGATTTACACGTATATAAATGAGAGAATTTTTCCCATTATTCTATGTGGGGCCTCACTGATGCTTCATACAGAAGAATTATGACCCCCTCTTACAACTAAAAACACTTCTCTTTAGAGatcacatttcctttttaatcatctctctctttttaaaacccTTTTGACAGCCTAATAGAACGCAAATTTACCTTCTGAACTGCTAGTCCCTTTACCAGAAGGTAGTCCTTCATTTCGGCATTTCCGGAGAATCTGTGTTTCAGGAAAACATGAATAAATGGTATAGAGTTTGCTATTTAGaaggatttttaataatttctagTCAGTGAATATGGCCCAATGTACAACACTGTTTCTTAAGTAGGCTAGTGAAAGATGTCATCCTGACTGTCCTGGAGAATAGAGTTGATTATTCATATAGAACACATATAGCAATGGCAGCACCAAAGCAAGCTTCTCCACATTGCCCTGCTGCTGAGTCTCAACACTGACCTGGAGGAAACCTTCCAGTGATGGGAGGAGTGTTCAATGTCTATGGCTTTTGTGCTGAGACTGCCAATCAGGGCAAGGGACAATAAGTGATAATGAGCTTTGTGGTGAGAACATTTGTCCAATGGAAACTGGACTCAGACCCCACATTTATTTCACTTGGGCTGCCAGATAGTCTTTGGGTGGCAACATCTTTCAATACAAACTTGAGTTGGACTTGTACCATTGATGTGGAGGTGAAGGACTCAATCCATTACCACTCCTCTGAGCCATCCAGTTCAGCACCTCATAGcacaatttattattaataactgATGATTAACaattaattattataaataaCACACTGGTTTTAAAAAAGATAGGGCATTCTACTGTCCCCAATGCAGCTTTTATTCACATGCATCTTCTTCGCACAGCCTCTTTGAAGAGTCCTGAGTAAGAAATGAGTAggaacttcaggatttggcccattatataTAAAGAGTCATCAGCACCGCTGAATCctcattctgatctcatttgcaccATTTGCTGGATGCCCATTTTACACCATTCTAATAACACTGACTTCCAAGAAGATACTTTTGATTTTTACACGGGGTAAGCAAAATTAGAATCAGGATCTTCAACTTCCTAGTGGTCCCCCAGTTTATTGTGTGTCTGAACTGTGCTGTCTGTTTATAATAGATTATAAGCTTCTAGGAGCAAAGACCATGACTTCTCTTTGCATTGTACGATTCCAAGCGCACTGATGGAgcatagtaattaataataataaaatatctttttacaTTGTAAACTCTGTGGACAGGGatagttttttttgttatttatgCATACAGGGCCTAGCATAAAAGGatcctgatccctgactggggcttCAAAACACTGCCACtgtaaaatcaattaaaaaataatactcTTACCCAAATATAAGCATGGTTGATGAGAGTTATAGCCAAAATGCCAATACAGTATGAAAGCAGGATTTGCCCCACAACCCCACAAAAGTCTTCATCATCCCCGTCACACTCTCTGTAATCTGGTTCTTGGCTGGCAATGGCCTCTACAGGGCCATTATGTAAATAAAGCGACCAAAAATAGAGAAAAGGGAATCCCATTGAGTTTAGTTGATTAAGACACAGCATAATGTTGTTTCTCTCTTAGGAAATGGGATAAAAGAGGTCACAGTGGATTCTAATGCACCATGTGGTATCTTGGTAACCTATTGTTGACATTTATTTGTCTTAAGAGCTATCACAAGAAGTGATCAGAACATGTTGATGACATCATTCTTGGAACCATAGTAACATGGAGGTGTAATCTAAGCACAAGGAAGACCTATTGTATTATGTTGTGAAGTTGCACTTGCTCCAAACTTTTATGTGTTTAGGTTTTTAGACCTGTTCCTGTGAGGTGGTGGGTGCCTTCAACTCCATTTGATGTCCATGGGAGCTCAGGAAAATCAGTGCCTCCTAGGATTGGGCCCCTAATGTTGCATGAAAATTCTGTTTCCATTTTATGTTTCTGTTGCTTTTGTTCTGATGTTTGGAAAACGGATCAAAGATTGAAGGGCTTTCAGAACAACTGAAACCCTTTGATCACACAGTGGCCCAATGGGCTGGCTCTATAGCTCCATCCTTCACCcccttcttcttctctttcctcccttccccagagcaACAGTCTCTTCTTACTTTGTGCCTATGGTGGGCAGCCACTGCTCCTGTCTTTGGATGTGTTTGATGGCCGGCTGCAGTTCTGGGTCCCCTCTACACTGTTCCCCTCTGTTGCTGATCCCCTCATTGTCCCAGTCTTCCACTCCCACCCAGTCTTCTCACCTCAAAATGTTGTTGTGACAGGATCTCCAGGGTGCAACTATTGTGCCCCCTTAACTCACAGGGACTATTGTGCCCCCTTAACTCACTAatctgggtttcagagtagcaaccgtgttagtctgtattcacaaaaagaaaaggagtacttttggcaccttagagactaacaaatttattagagcataagctttcgtgagctacagctcacttcattggatgcatttggtggaaatgcatccgatgaagtgagctgtagctcactaaagcttatgctctaataaatttgttagtctctaaggtgccacaagtactcctaatctgGGTTGTCTCTCACAACACCTTActggtgacaagcagcaaacaCCTCCAGATGCTGTTACCACTCAGTACAATCACATATGCAGCCCCATGCCCAGCCGGATTGTATGAATGCTCCTAGAGCCACTcacgaatcacacagagaaaggcaccaccagccaaatccccccaacTTCCCAGCCTTGTACCACCAGaatatattgtcttgcactgctcaagaccctttcttgagcaatgcaagtttatgAACTGATTCAccatttcatcaatggaaagtgggcATGCACCAGtctttgtaacctgagcagatttaccaagcacttcagTCAAACCCACTGGTAAGGATAAACACTAGAATAAGTGTATTGATTACagaagatggattttaagtgattatgagTGACAGACAAAAGTCAGAGTTGTtaccaaaggaaaataaaagacaaGTACACAGTCTAAATTCTCAACCTTATTAGACTAGGCAATATCTGGACTAAGCAGGTTTTCTCACTCCACTGGATACTGCAAGTTGGTTACAGTCTTTCATAAGCAGGCTCTCTCTGTTAGCCtggggaccagtctcctcagctcCAGCATTCTCGTTGCCTTCAGCAtaggtgggagaggagaagggataAACCACGCGGCCTCTGTCTCCTATTTTATATCCTCATTCCATGTTCTTGGAGAACATAAGTCCAAGGATATCTGGGCATTGCTGAGCCATCAGGCAAGGTTGGGCAATTCACCTGTTGTGGCCTTGCAcaagtgagtcattgaattgtaactcccttgctagaaaatggctgttgatggttgttcgACACCTGCCCAAGTGTTGGTTACCTCCCTTGttgttgtctctggggagctaatatccaGGCAATTCCGCAactcacagcatattttagtgactaCTATACAACACAATCTCGGCATGGGCGAGTTTCATTAAGGCCTGCCAGTGACATTAAgacaatcagctggtttgcggcattcaggaggcaggggagggagggggagcctgcgcaCTGAgttctcgctcctcccccctccctcctgaattccgcaaaccagctgattgtcgtgggcaggaggcagggggaggagatggaaggCACTGATCTGCGGGGTCTGCTGGCGGGCGGGAGGCGCTGTGGTGGAGGGGacataggggagctgatggggggctgccagctgtggaaacagcaggcagccaaatgacgttatagcaaagcattgcacaactttaaatggagcatgttctgtaattgagcagggacataagatcaaaacaacgttaagtgagaggacattaagtggggagttactgtatcactgtgaggtggcaaaatttaaaGACAACACAAAtatactcaagataattaagccCAAAGCTAATTGCacagggatctcataaaactgggtgactgggcgacaaaatggcagatgaaattcaatgttgataaatgcaaagtaatgcacattggaaaatataattccaattatacatatcaaatgatgggatctaaattagctgtcactactcaagaaagagatcttggagtcatcatggatagttctctgcgttttgtagtggtaatgaggccaatgtaaacaaggtggcccatttcaaacaactGACAAGAAGGTCAATCACtcgataaaagaaaaggagtacttgtggcaccttagacactaacaaatttatttgagcataagctttcgtgagcttatgctcaaataaatttgttagtctctaaggtgccacagtactccttttctttttgcgaatatagactaagatggctgctactctgaaaccaatcacttGATAactaccctgttctgttcattccctctgaagcatctggcattggccactgatggaagacaggatgctgggctagattgaccattGCCAGatgacccagcatggccactcttatgttgtGTTCTTATGCCAGTGCCTCACTAATGTCATGTGGATGTGTCACCATGTGGCGCTGAAACATTAAGCCAGGCGCCAACGCATCACTAACATCATGCTGACATGTCACTATGTGCCATTGAACCGTTATGGCTGGGTGCCAATGTGCCTCTGCACGCTGACGTGTCACCATGTGGCGCTGTACCGTTACGGCCAGGTGCCAATGCGCCACCGTCATGCTGACATGTCAGCATGTGGCACCGGAACATTACAGCCAGGCACCAATGCATCACTAACATCATGCTGACGTTACCGTGTGGCACTGAACCGTTACGGCCGGGTGCCAATGCTCCTGTGTCACACTGACGTGTCACCGTGTGGCACTGAACCGTTACGGCCGGGTGCCAATGTGCCTGTGTCACGCGGACGTGTCACCGTGTGGCACTGAACCGTTACGGCCGGGTGCCAATGCGCCTGTGTCACACGGATGTGTCACCGTGTGGCACTGAACCGTTCCGGCCGGGTGCCAATGCGCCTTGGTCACGCGGACGTGTCACCGTGTGGCACTGAACCGTTACAGCCGGGTGCCAATACGCCTTGGTCACGCGGACGTGTCACCGTGTGGCACTGAACCGTTCCGGCCGGGTGCCAATGCGCCTGTGTCACACGGACGTGTCACCGTGTGGCGCTGAACCATTCCGGCCGGGTGCCAATGCGCCTGTGTCACACGGACGTGTCACCGTGTGGTGCTGAACCGTTCCGGCCGGGTGCCAATGCGCCTGTGTCACACGGACGTGTCACCGTGTGGCGCTGAACCGTTCTGGCCGGGTGCCAATGCGCCTGTGTCACACGGACGTGTCACCGTGTGGCGCTGAACCGTTCTGGCCGGGTGCCAATGCGCCTGTGTCACACGGACGTGTCACCGTGTGGCGCTGAATCGTTCCGGCCGGGTGCCAATGCGCCTGTGTCACGCAGACGTGTCACCGTGTGGCGCTGAACCGTTCCGGCCGGGTGCCAATACGCCTTGGTCACGCGGACGTGTCACCGTGTGGCACTGAACCGTTCCGGCCGGGTGCCAATGCGCCTGTGTCACACGGACGTGTCACCGTGTGGCGCTGAACCGTTCCGGCCGGGTGCCAATGCGCCTTGGTCACGTGGACGTGTCACCGTGTGGCACTGAACCGTTCCGGCCGGGTGCCAATGCGCCTGTGTCACACGGACGTGTCACCGTGTGGCACTGAACCGTTCCGGCCGGGTGCCAATGCGCCTTGGTCACGCGGACGTGTCACCGTGTGGCGCTGAACCGTTCCGGCCGGGTGCCAATGCGCCTGTGTCACGCGGATGTGTCACCGTGTGGCGCTGAACCGTTCCGGCCGGGTGCCAATGCGCCTTGGTCACGCGGACGTGTCACCGTGTGGCGCTGAACCGTTCCGGCCGGGTGCCAATGCGCCTGTGTCACACGGACGTGTCACCGTGTGGCACTGAACCGTTCCGGCCGGGTGCCAATGCGCCTTGGTCACGCGGACGTGTCACCGTGTGGCACTGAACCGTTCCGGCCGGGTGCCAATGCGCCTGTGTCACACGGACGTGTCACCGTGTGGCGCTGAACCGTTCCGGCCGGGTGCCAATGCGCCTTGGTCACGTGGACGTGTCACCGTGTGGCACTGAACCGTTCCGGCCGGGTGCCAATGCGCCTTGGTCACGCGGACGTGTCACCGTGTGGCACTGAACCGTTCCGGCCGGGTGCCAATGCGCCTGTGTCACACGGACGTGTCACCGTGTGGCGCTGAACCGTTCCGGCCGGGTGCCAATGCGCCTTGGTCACGTGGACGTGTCACCGTGTGGCACTGAACCGTTCCAGCCGGGTGCCAATGCGCCTGTGTCATGATGATATGTCAccgttagggttgccaactctgactgaagctattcggGGACATTTTCTCCCCCAACGTgccataatgtcattttcttaaaatatcccaTCAGAAGCTCGCGGATGGCGGCTAAGCCGGTGGGAAATTCACTGGCCTCGGCGCCGCGcgctggcccctcccccgcctccctcgCGCCTCACACCCGCTCCCGCCAAAACGGGACAGCGGCGACGCTAGGGGGGAGCGGGAGGAGCAGCGGCTCGCGGCGCGAGCGCGCGGCCTCCCCGTCCCCATGGCAAcaagcccctccctcccctgtgggAAGGCTTCGCTTCCGGCCGGCGGCCGCGCGGAGTCGGCGCAAGCGCAGTGGGGACTGGTCGTGGGGGAGGCCGATGCCGCACGCGGGCGGGGTGAGTGTTGGAAGACGGGGGCTTCCGGCCCCCTTCACgccatggggggggcgggggcgagagCGATCCCCTCCCGCCTCCTCCTCCGAGCCGGCTGCTCGCTGGGGAGAGGCTCTGCCCTCCCCGCTCCCCATTGCCcccggggctgggtgggggctgtgcccctccccccacggggAGCGCTGGGTGGGCCCAGCGTGCGGCCCCTCCCGTGGCTGGCGATAGCGGGATGGGGGAGGCCGCTCGCCGTCCAGCGGGTGCGGGCCCACCGGGCAGAGCTGGGCCCCGCGCTGGCCCCCCCTTGGCAGCAGCCGTTAACCTCCCTAGCGTGGACACAGCCGCTGTGCTGGGCACCCCCTAGTAAAGTGGGGGCTGATCTGTCGCCGGCCCCCCCTTGGCAGCAGCTGTTAAcctccctagtgtggacacagccgcTGTGCTGGGCACCCCCCACTCAAGTGGGGCTGATCTGTCACCGGCCCCCCCTTGGCAGCAGCCGTTAACCTCCCTAGCGTGGACACAGCCGCTGTGCTGGGCACCCCCTAGTAAAGTGGGGGCTGATCTGTCACCGGCCCCCCCTTGGCAGCAGCCGTTAACCTCCCTAGCGTGGACACAGCCGCTGTGCTGGGCACCCCCTAGTAAAGTGGGGGCTGATCTGTCACCGGCCCCCCCTTGGCAGCAGCCGTTAACCTCCCTAGCGTGGACACAGCCGCTGTGCTGGGCACCCCCCACTCAAGTGGGGGCTGATCTGTCGCCGGCCCCCCCTTGGCAGCAGCCGTTAACCTCCCTAGTGTGGACAGCCGCTGTGCTGGGCACCCCCACTCACGTGGGGGTTGATCTGTCGCTGGCACTCCTTCGTAGTGGCGACTGATgtccctggtgtagatgcagcctcTGGCCTACCCTCCCGCTCAGGAAAGTGGGGCTGATCCACTGCCCCCTAGCAGCGGTGGCTAATGTTGCTAGTGTAGATACAGCTGTGCGGCACAGAGGGGCCCAGCTGAGCTGCACATCCCAGGGGTGTCCTGCAGATTGGCCAACTCTGGGAAACGGGAAGCACTGTCTTACAGTTATGTGTATTACCGTAGATTGTGCTCAGGAGTCCGAGTCATGGACCAAGGCCCCATTATGTCAGGTGTtgtataaacagaacaaaaagacagtctctgtcccaaagaatttacagtctaaggcctggtctacacctaaaatgtagatcgacctagctacattgctcaagggtgtgcAAAACTCCCCTAGGAGAGTAAACTGACCAAGTCCCAGGGTAGATgctgctaggttgacagaagagttattctgtcaacctagttactgcctctcagagaggtgggttTACTCCAGTGATGGCAAAACCCCTTATGTGACTGTAGGAAGTGTCTGAGACAAGAGATACAGAGAGAGCAGGGAGTACCAGGAAACCGTGAACTAGGGCAACACTGAAAAGTTAAGTCAACTCAGCAGCGTCGCTGAAAAATcaggtgaaaaatccacaccgctGAACAATGTAGGTAAGCAGACCTGAGCAATGTAGGCAGTgctaggtcaacctagctactgcctttcaggaagtactccttttctttttgcggatacaggctaacacggctgctactctgaaactcagagatagatgtaggtttcatttttagaaggtacacactctacatttttaaacagtgatttattttgaaaacttttcagattagttttacagctatatcataAAATGaagattgtttggttatttaatttaccaaaggtaactgaagcagttcacctcccaatgacttcataaatatctatctccaattcaacaggttaatcattaatatttggaggattttcttgctatgctgtattaggaggagaacatcaccagacagacatttaaattgttttatttaactaaaacaacaacgttaagtattctggatttttttcttcaacagcaaacatataatattttaacaaaacaagcatatctCCAGAGCTCTTCTCCTTGTTCAGATCTATTcctcccccaacaatcttctattcattgaactttttgaaactttgcacttttagagagaggtaagggattgactctgtgtacacaaatttgcagagggacaatagagttgaggtctgttatttctcacctctatatatttatttatttaataacattttttgctgttaacaagcatgttaccacTCGGgaaacaaatccacagtttgagaactgcaaaactaagcatctctgatggtatcttctagactgagcactgagtcccattgtgAAGATGG
Proteins encoded in this window:
- the SSMEM1 gene encoding serine-rich single-pass membrane protein 1 produces the protein MGFPFLYFWSLYLHNGPVEAIASQEPDYRECDGDDEDFCGVVGQILLSYCIGILAITLINHAYIWILRKCRNEGLPSGKGTSSSEVPRDPVCIHHSSFNIWDFLSKFVNGKNKKHTCRSTDPALYSEVATAWAYLEMKKARFVSKLSQQTVCDSDSSDINSEDLDSGASSGKESETEYIPTTASLRQRKIELVKQRNMGSHWIREQPCLRCKAKRTRKWLSQHFFNPMPPPHGKNGSLEENSSRGITT